CAGTCTCATTCTTAAAATTCATTACAGCATTTCGTAAGAAACGATTTGGTATGAGAGTTTCTGGTGAAACATCTTTTTCATTACAGTCTGGACATTCATGTTCTTCGGATTCTAATAAGAATGTACGGATACCTATTGCacaatatgtaaaaataataaaaatgtattgaaaaagtacattaaattataataattgaaaatgtacAAATCAAAAAAATTACATTCATCACAAAATGAATTCCCACAACAAGGTATCATTACTGCATCAGTTAAAAGATCTTTGCAAATGTTACATAATAAGTCCTCCGGAATTTCTGGTTTTTCCACAGCAGGTTCTGGATCTTGTGAAAATGGTGGTCGttcttttttcccctctttGTAAGCTTGACTAAAAAtgtaagaaatatttacaatattaatattaaactcaaataaattttgttagaaCTGGGAATATCATATGGAATATTaacaatttaaaattgatttgaCTTGTGGATCTTACATTATTTTTGATACTGAAACTTACTGATCAATAGCTGGAACTGCATACTGGCCTGTAGGTGTCATCATAGCACCAGGAACTCGTGGCCCTTCTACTGGAACCATAAAACTCCTAGGAATACCTGtgcttttcttaatttctatgGGCTCTTGGTTTGTTCCAAGTGGACAATTCTTTATCCAATGACCAGGTTGATGACATTTGTAACAACGGTAATTTGCAGGTACATCACCAGTTTGATTGGCTCCACGTATTTTCATATAACTATTGAAgatatttattatgtattaaacttcagtataaagataacaTTCTTTCAAAGAAAGAATTGTTAATAAGGAAATAAATATGTAAGTAAATTTACATATTCATTATATAGAGTATGAAACAAGTTCTGCTTCTAAATTTGCATACTTTGATGGATCATAGTCTTGTGTAGACTGAGTCATCATTGCTCGAATTTTATCTTCTTCAGAGCCATCGAGCCTTGTAAGATCTACAGCTCGACCAAGATTGGCTTCATCTTTTAAATTACTAAATGAAGGAGTTTCATTTCTATCCCAGGATCGCTTTTGTTGTACTGTTAATGGAACTCTAGCAACAATAAGGCTAGTATTCTTTGCAATTAATGCATTATCATCTGTATAatctgaaaaattaattttaatattacacaTTAATTTATAGACACAtaccataaaaattatatttcaattattataataggAGAGAATGATAAGAATGATTTATATTTGCCTTCTTTAGTTTGGGCATTTGTTATTTGCAAATCAAAATCTGTATTCTTTCCTATACGCTTTTGATGAAAAATAGCTTTTTTTAAATCTGCTACAGAAATATGCAGTCCATCAAAAGACACAGTGTCATAATCCAAAGTGGATTTGAATTTATAATGTACCGACATCTTTGTTATTTATATATCCTGTAAACAGacaataaaaaacaaaattatatatacatgtataattatttagaaagatTAAAAGATTAAACAAACCACtataaattgttaataattaaaggtatttcaaaattgttttttagtaataataataagtcaCATAAAGGAATTCAATATCAATACATCTAAAGATCATAATATGAACAAATATCAGTCTCACTGAACCACCAATTTTAACAGAATATTTTTCACTTCTACCTTTCTTATGTTTTAAATAGTACTTTTAGATCCTAAAGAAACACTATTGATTTATAATTAGAATGTATATTATGTTTCTGAAAAGAATGTCTCTATATCCATTAATTTTTTCTATGCGAGCAAAAGAGCCTTCTCCTTCATACAAGTATCTTGATTGTTACTAAAATTAGTAACTTTCTGCTCACATAGAAAAAATTAATGGACAATGGCTGCATGCTTTTCAAATGGTACATTTGTGCAATACTTTGAACTTGCAACAAAGAATGTAAtacaaagagaaaaaatttctacaaaattacCTGAATACTTACCTCATTATATTCTATGGGTGCATCTATAAGTTAAGTTAACACATTCACTGTCCACTGACCCACATGTGGATCAAGATGGTTTTAACTCAAAGGTATGCTGACCCACATATGGGTTAAACTAAACTTCATGTGACAGGTTTATCGCTTCTCTGGACCTGTGAGTGATGCCCATTCCTGCTGATCAGGACAGTGAATGTGTTAATTCTTTTCAAACACCCAGTACATGTACATGAATAGTCAATAAATGCAATTAAAATGTTGTAGTTATTAGAGTAGTTCCAAAAAGGCTAACcaatttatattattgtataagCTTTGATGATTTTAAATTCCTTTAAACTGATTTgttaaatttacttttattctattttcatGATGTTACAACAAAATTGTACAGAAtcttaaataatgtaaataaatgatctaaattatacaatttaagaaaataatgaagaatacattattcaataataataattaaactagATTTCCTTACATTTTCAATACTTTAACAACTTTTTTTAAAAGATCCATTATGTGTAAGTCAATAAAATGTTATGAAATATTCTTTCTTATTGAAAAACATCAGAAATATTAAATGGCACATTTAAAAGTTATTTTAACATAATTCAAGGTATATTAAATATAAGTGCACATATATATCAGattcaaaaataaaacatttctgtATTACCTTACTTGTACTATTTGAAATTACATAAAGCACAGTACATAAAAGTGAATAATTGTTTACCAAAATCCATTCATACAATTTGTTTTAtataacaattattataaatacttttatgctgaaaaagttgaaaaatatatttatataacacaTAATTTTAGATTTGACATATTGATATTCATTTAATAATATCAactatttattaatttctaataataaacactttcattttcttcttcataacaaaaagtttaaataaaaaaactaaGTTTACATTTTGATGACTTACATGTACATCTACATGTTTAGATGTGCAAGCTTCTATATATTCTTAAATTTATTCGTACCTTGTACGAATGTATACTATATGtattaatacaaaaatacaatatatataattaataacaaaaattaatatttttcaattattaatgttttaaaacattaaaacagattttattaaataatactatacatataaaatttaaacatctatattattaatataattttactaCTGCATTAATAAacaacaattttataaatataaaatattatatagtaaaacaattaaaaatttgataCAAATGAAAGTAGTTGCGATTAATGCAAATAATATGAAAGTCCAAAGATATAATGAGAAGGGAAACTAAAAACTTctaatatatttacaatatataatatttcaataaatcttTTGTACTTTCAATTAAAAGAAAGTAAATTATATCCTGtcttaaagtaaaaaatattatattatatttaatatatatgtatgtacacatatgcacacatatatacatatatatgtatgcatataggaatatatatagatatatatatttcttcatttttcatttagaataatttttaaaagacTTTAAATTTATGCAGGCAAATAGGCTAATATTTTATAGAAGATACGGTATATAAATTATGCTTAGTATACATACAAAGGTACACAAATTAAGAAtatagaaacgtagaaaagtaGACCTCTTTTGTCATCATAGGTTAGTAAAAGTTCACGTACAAGAAGACGCTCAACATCAGCTAATTAAGAATACGTTAGAAATATTCACGAGTTTAAGAATTTATGTTGAAGAATAAATGCAAATCATAATAAAAATGGAGTTATTACCTATTAACTACAAGTACTCACTGTAAAATGAGTAAATTCAAATAATGCAAGCAATAAACGTATTTTCATGGAGAACATACAAACATGATTCCCGACTTCTGACATGTTGCAAGGTATGATAAATCTTATGTGATATCTTTCATAAATCTCGAAATCATCAGATATCTAACCTGTACACATATGCATGTACTGACTCTGATAAAAGTGAGACATTATGAACAAAACACTGCAATCGTAAAACTGAAAAACACCAAGTGACTATATAATTCAGTTGGGTATAGTAGAGATGAAACAGATTGAGTTTATAGATGGCACAATCAATAGCACAACATGtcatttcttacgttcaaaatAATTCAGAATTATCCAAATTACTGTACATTCTTCATTACAAAAAGGTCTAATTTTGTTACATACTTAATTTTAATGTATCATTCATGATAAATAAAACGGATAAATTGCTACTTCGAATATATTTCACTATTACTTTTTACACTATAGAGTCATTCTCTAACGCATAAATAGAAACGTAATGGTACACTAGTTCAAATGGATTCTGGTCAATTCAGGGGAAAGTCACTATGCTTCAGTTTACCCCTTCCCCTTTGCACGTAGCTCTTGCGCGCGCTGCGTGAGATAGATGCGCAAAAACATTATACTGCCGGTCGCATTACGAAGTTACTTTATTTTGAAATGTCTAACTTAATAGTGTGTTATTTAAATCACTATGAAATAACAATGTTTTGGCAATAGGTTATAGTATGTAAACTATTCTTTATTAAGTACATATCTATTATGTTTTTAGAAATAACTCtaatacatgtaacgtatacaaCGTTGCATGGCAGTTGCATGAGTCACTATAAAATAATGATTCTATCAACATTTTTCtaatagataaaaatatataattaatttaaggattcgattattatataataaatatattttgttatatttttaggTTTAACTTTGGTTCATGTCATTAAGTGTCATTTTATTGAATCATTGTGAGgtaagaataaataattttattatgaaatatataaatagttACATATGGATAAAAACGAGTAATTTTATATAGGTAATCTACTACCATCTTTTTATTTCATATGCACTTCTGAAAATTCATAAGTACCACAAGATGACTTCATAGATGATTAAAAATAAGAGTTTTGCACATACATACATCatgtattttaatttatgcCATATGTTCTTTGTATTATAATGTATTGTGATGTATGTTGTACTTCATCTAtatattataaacaattttttatacttCAAAGTGTTCTATTGCATGTAGCATATTCTAATGtattttccacattcagatgtatTAGATATTAAgtctatataatatatttatgtatattatttaactaaaaattttaaatattagttacatatgttaaaattaattctgaaaatataattgagatgtatttaataaataatagtttagtCTGTGAAGTAATAacctattttatattttatataacatGACTTGTTACTAGAGCATTTCTATTTTGTagcaatttaaataatatattgctCATaggttaaatattttaaaatgtgaAGTAACTCCATGATGCTATCAACGGTATAATGATTTTACGCATCTCTCTCACGCAGCGCGCCTGAAAACTATGTGTAAAGAAGAAGGGGTAACTTGAAGTATAGTAACTTTCCCCTGAATTGGTCAGAATTTATTTCAACCGGTGTACATATTGGCCActagtaattattgtttttttaGTGTATCAATACTGAATTTACGAATAAGGTATCGTTATTGCTTCTCCGCAAAGGGATTTTTTTTGTTATGTATTAAAATACGAAGAATATATATCTTTATTAGTATTTTTAAATGCCGAAGTTTCGTTGATAGATCTCCAAATAAATTGAAAGGAATGAATGCTTTGTTCATGGAATGATAGTATCGTTTTATCATTTGGTGAGGTTACGTAGCTACAAATGACAGTAGCATTTAGTCAAATACAAATGGAACCTGGAAGTCAtgtaaaagaaatattcaaaaggTTTGGGATCGAAGCGTCTTCTTAATTTTAACCACGACAAATTAAAGTCTAAATTTTTCTAATATTAGAGAATTTATGAATGTGGGCACAGCGAGATATCTTGCGGGGGGTCTCTACTGGGGTTATCGTGACCCAGGTAGACCGAAAATCCGCCTTAACAATAaggtaaaaaattcttttataaatattttcctgTATCACATATCCGGATATTGAAATCAAACAACTTAAAAAATATATCATAATACGTTTAATCACTAAAGCTTCTAAATATTGAATGTTATAACTATTTGATACATGTGTATACCAAAATTCTattctatatattttcataaaattataaCTAATTatattattgaattattattgtttaGATTTTGATCAAGACTGCGAATGTAAGACTGAACTACTGATGCATGGGATAATTCTCTTTACTGTTAAGTACGGACAGCATCAATGGGAAACTGTTTCTCGTGCTTTAAGGTGCCTCTTCCACCAGCCACCAATAATCAATCCTTATCATTGGAACATAAAGACGgtaaccattgtagttatcgtttacataatttattaataagtcatatttattttttgttttttttatcttttctttgttatatttatttcatgAAACGAGAAAAGCATTGTAtggtatatttgttcaattgtcTAAAAGTGGATTAAATAGGCTTAACAATCATAGCTGGACACAAGTCCAAATCATTGTTTTACTATTACTGTAATAATAACGctacaaaattttgatttcataTTATACAAGAAAGTTACTGATAGAGGAAAGCAAATAtctttttttgtttaataaataccatattttatttataatttcttaatGTTATACTATTCCTTATAGTTTTCCTTTTGTAATATTTtggattaattaaaaattctatttaggaaaatttatttttcacagtGATTTTGGATAATTGGGGCTAtactatattttacaataatgagaaaacaaattttttttttatttttcactgttcaataacatttttatttgtattacataatatttcatcaaaattagtatataattatatattttatataatattgataacattgtatataattatattataatggCTATAGAAAGAATGGAACTTAGGGGTTTGTTCCCAAATTCTTGCCAACAAACTGGGCCTTTAGCACCTGAACCACATATAAATGGAAACAGAAAATCAATCGCCACATTATCAACATTCAACAATGTAGGATCTGATAATTGTGGATCTGTGCCTagtgtacaaaataatttacgTTTATCAAGAGGATTTTATGCACGTTTACCACCATTGAGTAGATCTGGACCATCGTCTGGTCTTAATGTAACTATTGAATCAAAACAACAAAGAGAACCATCAGAGAGCAAGCTAAATGCTTTATTTGACCAATATAAGGTAAATATgaactttaatttttcattatgttttattcaaaagtttgctttgatttctattttttaaataacttttacattatttattagttcaataataaatatgtgaaattaaaatataattaaaattaaatatctagTACTAAATTTATAACTttagtttaatttaaaatacatatttgGAACATAATCTATATTtcacatattttatttataggaTCCACATGAAGATGTAATTTTAGCTGATGGTATAGAAAGACTTTgcaataatttacaactatcgcCAGACGAATTTCAAGTACTTGTTCTTGCTTGGAAATTAAATGCTGAACAGATGTGCCAATTTACACGTCAAGA
The Ptiloglossa arizonensis isolate GNS036 chromosome 3, iyPtiAriz1_principal, whole genome shotgun sequence genome window above contains:
- the Sccro3 gene encoding defective in cullin neddylation 1 domain containing SCCRO3 isoform X1, giving the protein MGNCFSCFKVPLPPATNNQSLSLEHKDERMELRGLFPNSCQQTGPLAPEPHINGNRKSIATLSTFNNVGSDNCGSVPSVQNNLRLSRGFYARLPPLSRSGPSSGLNVTIESKQQREPSESKLNALFDQYKDPHEDVILADGIERLCNNLQLSPDEFQVLVLAWKLNAEQMCQFTRQEFVTGLKAMKVDSIRAIQARLPEIVQELTINSDLFKDLYRFTFRFGLDVNSGQRILPADMAIVLWKLVFTLREPPLLSRWLKFLEYHHVRGIPRDTWNMFLNFAESIGDDLGTYDDAEAWPSLFDDFVEYENDQMNQNISKDDIIKDVSIDKP